The Piliocolobus tephrosceles isolate RC106 chromosome 12, ASM277652v3, whole genome shotgun sequence genome includes the window GAGAGGAACACGTTCACTGGCTGTCGCCATGACGACCTCGAGTGGGCAGTCGCTGTCGCATTTTCCCGACCCGAGTTAGCTGCAGCTAGGGAAGGAGAGAGTCAGTGAGAGGCGCAGGCGAGCTGGAGGGGAGCGGCGCGCGGCGGCCAGTGGGCGACCGCAGTTCCCCAAGGTCCGCCCCTGCGTGGGGCGGGGGGAGTGCGAGGCTGCGCTTTAAAGGCGGGGAATCCGCGACCGCAAGATTTTTCCTCGACAGAGCCTACTGCAGTCTGCTCCCTCCCGCTCCGCTCGCCCCTGCCCGCCCGCCCGGTCGCCGCCGCCACCGTGTCGCCCGCATCTTCCGCCTGGCGCCTCTGGGCCCCGTGCCGCCGCCTGCCCTCTCCCGCCCCGGCGACGAGGTAACGCGCCCTGGGCCGAGCCGCCGGGCCCTCCGCCCAGAGCGCCGCCCTCCGAGCTCGCCCCGGTGGGTGTGGCCCGGCCTGTCCCGCGCCCAGCCGCGGCACTTTGGTCCCTCCCGCGCCCCGCCGCCGCATTTCGGCCTCCTCCGGCGGCCTGTAGCTCCCGTTCCTCTTTCCCCACCACGGAGCCCCAGGGCCCCTGGGCTTGTCGAGATGTCTGAGGCGGCAGGAAATCTCAACAGCCTCCTCATGGCGAATGTGGCCCTGCGCGAAGAATTAAATGCCCTTCGCGGGGAGAATGCCAATTTGGGCCTCCAGCTCGGGAGAGCCCTGGCCGAGGTTAATTCCTTGCGGGGCAATGTCTCCAGCTACATCCGTTGGCCAGTACCCATAGTGCCCGTCCTTGCGGAGGAGAACTTGGAGTTCGCGCTCAGTGAGATCGAAGCCATTCCCGGGGGAGAACTGCCCTTCTTGTGCCGGCCTCCCCCACGCGCGGAGCCCGACTGCATCTCGGATGATCTTTTGATTAACATGATCCAGGATCGCAGCACCCCCGACGGGCCCGCTGACCCCCCTCTGCTGCCCATCCAGCCCCCGCTGGCGCTGCCTCTGCCTGCGTCAAAGGAGCCGCCCCCGCAGCCCCCTCTGCCACCGCTGGAGTGGCCTGAGATAGAGCCCTTTTCAGGCGACCCAGTCTACCTGGCTGAATTCCTGATGCAGCTAGAGACCTTCATAGCCGACCATGAGGATCATTTTCCCGGGGGCGCCGAGCGGGTGGCCTTTCTGATCTCCTTTTTCACTGGCGAAGTCAAGGACTGGGCCATCTCGGTCACCCAGGAAGGAGGCCCCTTGCATGCCAACTTCCCGCGCTTCCTGGATGAAATCCGTAAGGAATTCTGTGGCCCCATCCCCCCACTTGTGGCTAAAAAGGCCATTCGCAAGCTCAAGCAGGGCCACTGTACCCTCGGCAGCTATGCAGATGCTTTTCAGTTCCTGGCCCAATTCTTGTCTTGGGATGACTGCCGCCTCCAAAACCAGTTCCTCAAAGGCCTGTCGGAATTCTTCCGCAAAGAGCTCTTATGGTCAACAGAAATGGCCGACCTGGATGAGCTGATTCTCGAATGTGTGGAGATAGAAAGAAAAGTGCGCGTTCCCAAGCCTATCCCGCTCCCTGGGGTTCGAAATATCCTCTTCCCTTTTGCTCCCAATGAGGAAGAAAGTGAAGATGAAGAGTACTACAGTGAAGATGAAGACCAGGAGGCACGCAGGCACAGGCTTCACCCCAAAGACCAGAGGAATGGCATGAGGGCTTTTCAGCAAgagatgaaggaggaggaggaggaggaggaggaggcgatgaagaaggaggaagaaatgaagaaggaagaggaggagaaggaggaggaggaagaggaaatgaaacagaaagaggaggaggaggagataaGGAACAAGAataaggaggaaggagagagtaaggatgaagaagatgaagatgaggatgGGGGCCAGAAACCAGAGCGGGAGCCACAGCAGGAGCCAGGGACTGAGGAGACCTATGGTGAGGTGGAGGAGGAGCCACTGGATGAGGCCCAAGATGATGATCTAGATGAGCTAATGGAGATGGAGCCGACCTTTGTTCACGCCTCATCCCAGACTTCTGGCCCCACAAATGGTTACCACGCCGAAAACTTCCTGGGTGCATCGCCTCCCATAATACAGCCTAGCAGACGGAGGAACCAGAATCGAGTCCCACTTCTGGAAGGCCTTCCAGGCACCAATTCACCATTCTACA containing:
- the RTL5 gene encoding retrotransposon Gag-like protein 5 translates to MSEAAGNLNSLLMANVALREELNALRGENANLGLQLGRALAEVNSLRGNVSSYIRWPVPIVPVLAEENLEFALSEIEAIPGGELPFLCRPPPRAEPDCISDDLLINMIQDRSTPDGPADPPLLPIQPPLALPLPASKEPPPQPPLPPLEWPEIEPFSGDPVYLAEFLMQLETFIADHEDHFPGGAERVAFLISFFTGEVKDWAISVTQEGGPLHANFPRFLDEIRKEFCGPIPPLVAKKAIRKLKQGHCTLGSYADAFQFLAQFLSWDDCRLQNQFLKGLSEFFRKELLWSTEMADLDELILECVEIERKVRVPKPIPLPGVRNILFPFAPNEEESEDEEYYSEDEDQEARRHRLHPKDQRNGMRAFQQEMKEEEEEEEEAMKKEEEMKKEEEEKEEEEEEMKQKEEEEEIRNKNKEEGESKDEEDEDEDGGQKPEREPQQEPGTEETYGEVEEEPLDEAQDDDLDELMEMEPTFVHASSQTSGPTNGYHAENFLGASPPIIQPSRRRNQNRVPLLEGLPGTNSPFYSSPPLIRRTGRLGQRQVRRRPPVLFRLTPRQGGPRAARGRIRV